cacccggtatgggtgtatcccctgggattcaacaagctcttctagtacaaaactaggagctagaatctaacaaagattttaCAAAAGTAGAAAACCCAGCATAACATTGAAATTGAGAAGATGAAATTGTATCTCTTAGTTTTCTATATTTCAGTGAACAAACTTCAGAATTTATAGTCAAAGGAATAGCAAAAATCTGAACGTTGGAAGACTTAAAACGTATCAAAAATAAAAGCCATTGAAGGCCTATTCAATATGATCATATGCCTTTGTCAAAATACTAACATATGACAACAGTAAACATTTTTCATAATAAAAGCTAAGCTATTAAGGCTAATTAAATGTAGTCAGAAACGTTTTGAACAATAAAATATTTGACTGacattaaaacaaaataaatattaagaaaataaagaatatgttattttttgagatattaaatagaaaatattatttttctaacATAAACAGCGGAAGCAAATAGCCAGGATCGAATTTGCATGTAATATAGATAACACATACTCAAGATATTAACCAAATATAAAATCAATACTTATCTATTGAAGCGTGACCGTGACCACGAATCGAACCTTCAATCATGAGCAGAAACCATCTACGAGACCATCCTCCAGTTCCACGGTTTGCAGTCTTCTGCTATGTAACCTAATTATCCTTTAGACAGAGAATACTCGTGTAGGCAAGTATTACGGCTCAGGAAAAAGTGTACCTCTTAGGGCTGAAAAACATTCTATTTATAACCACGTTGTTAGGGTGCAAACCCTAGTCCAAAACGTGTGGGCTTGCTTTTCCCCTAGGAATACTATTTTCCAAGTCCAAGAATAATTAGGCATAGCAGGAAGACATATTTAATAACGAGGCTTCCAATTGTGGTATTAATTCGAAATATGAATGAATTGATCCTACTacaataaattacaatttattCCACCAAAAAACTGTAATTGCACTCCTCAGTTTAATTTCgaaatctttcattaaatcttatttaCTGTTAAGATTACAgctaccaatcaattaaattaaatgacTGACAATTTAgttcattgactaattgaatcctttatatttccgCTTAACTTATATCACGTGAcagatacaaaatccacctgcagggttttcacatgaaaaCTTATAAGCATTTATAAAgtggtatcatcaatctcaaagtcaagACAtgaattctatcaactaattattatttcacaaatgtattttgTCATTATCCAGTTTAGcaggaatacatagacccgcaattgagtcttaccttttaataaatcaaaataattaacaattcacATTGATCATTATAATCATATCAAGATTAAgggtataagtacatttaatgagctagagaggttgttttatatattcagtacaaaaacacttatctctattTGATCCGTCCAATACacacaaaatgtactagcacaagaagttGGAATAAGCTTATTCCCATAATCAAGATAAATTATATTTTAATCTCATGCTACAATCATCAAGAAATTTTTCTAGTTTTATCTTTGATTGTGAACATAACTTTATAACTTATAAAAATCGATGATTTAATCTttcgtgtataagctaaactctatacactaaatcatctactatataagtaaaggacacacatactagtacatgatctatttaactctttattaaaattgaataaataattatTCTATAATAAATATTAATATCCAAACACAtagttaatagtatatatcccaacaatcGGGAATTTTATATTCAATTTATGAGTTGATAAATCATACGCTATGTTACTTAATTCATTTTAAATATTAATCGTTTGATTATTTGATCACCAATTAAACGCTATCTATGAACCTTCATTCAAACTTGACAAAGGAATTTTATTAAGATTGCAGTAAGAGTGAATAAAGCAAGTTTATAATCATAAACATTAGGGGTGTGATTCGTGAATATGATAGAAATAATACATATTTACCTTGTTTGAGCCAACTTACACAGGAACTTGTTATGCATTTATTTTATAATAATCCCATGGAGATCTTGGGATAACTAGAGCAAACAAAAAAAATTTAGTGAGTATTACTATTACTTACCATGTAGGTTAGTAACCCAAATAAATTAATTTATTTAGGCGAATATAAGAGAATACTAGACTGTCTAAGTAATTCATAACAGTGAAATCGTCCGCCCATTATAATTTTAAAGCTTGCGCAAttgtttatttttattaattcttataaTTCGTAGAATCTAAATCAACCAATTAAACTGATATATTTCTTGACTAGATAATGTAAGGTATAGTTTAACTTAGTAATTGGTTAATCAATAATCCTCGAGAGAACAATACTCTACTAGATTCATTTTAGTTGTTTGATCGCATATACTTTCATTGTCTAAGAAGAAAACACATAATCAAAAAATAGTTATAAGTAAAATGGCTCACTTAGCTAGTGTTTGGTCACAGGTTTTGGGTTAggttttgaaaatttatcttTAAATATCTATTTGGTCATAGATTTTGAAGATTTGTCTTCAAAAAAatttcaagttccaaaaactgGTCTAGTTTTCAGTTTTTTGGACTTCCACTCATAaaactttattttttttcaaataaaatgcatgtccaaatacaacttcaatttCAAAAATTACAACTTCAATAATTCATTTTCAAATTTCTAacttcaaaatctatggccaaatggAAGCTTAGTTTACAAGAAAAAATCGAAATAAGAACCAAAATTCATCTTCCAGAGTTCCAGTCATCTAACAAGCAACCTTGAATAAGGTATTATAACTCCTCCCAATTTTATATTTAAAGCAAAACAAGACTTACTACATTTCCATGATTATAGGCAGCCGGGTAGTCCCATTTGAAGAGATCTATTTTACGACCTATAATAAAAGCTCTTGTAGTCAGTTGACATTTGCcacataaaatcaataaaaaattAACACATATAACTAAAATAAAATACAAGAGATATTTAAAAAAGATATTTTTTAAATCTGAATTATAATTGGTCATCGTAGATTATATCTTTAGGAAAGTTCATTCACATATTAAAATCTCACATTTTCTGCCAGCAACTTTAGTAATATTCTGTAgtgagcttaaaaaaaaaaaaaaaaaaaaaaaaaaaactgactttaacatcatttattaCAAGAAAAAAATATCTTAATTAACACAGTCAATAGAAACATTTTCTTCTATAATAAGTTTGTCTCAGAAGAAGAGGGATTTGAATTTCATAATAATCATTTCCTTatgtaatatatatttttttttgagcggattgcccttcttttggagtggtctttactttttgtccctcaaatggGGGGTTTTTAATATTTGGTCTTCGCTTAACACCCAGAGGCCCTGAGTTCGAACtcaggctcagtaaaaaaaataaaaattcgcaAGACATAAATTGAGATTCGCAGGGCAGAAGTTGGGATTCGCAAGACATAAGTTGGaccccaacttatgccttaaggcagaggtttgcaaaatttcagcaaaataatttatttatttaattattttttttatcctGATGGCAGAGTTTGAAACTCAACTTATGTAGGGTCCAACTTATGCTttgcgaatcccaacttatgccttgcgaatccCAACTTATATCTTGCGATATTTTTGAATTGAATTGAGATTCGAACccagtggcggattcaggattttcactcagggtattcgaaaaaataattgaacctaaatatacactgtaatatatattcagggtgttcaaaagttaatatatgtacataaatatataaaatttaccttaaatatacactgtaattttttatcCAGGGGCTCTTGGTACATCCGCCCCTGTTCGAACCCGAAATCAAAGAGGCTTTTAGTGAAGCGCAAAAGTTTAAGATGACTGATTTGAGGgacaataattaaagaccactcaaaagaaggacaatccgcgaaataaaatgaaagagaaggtacAAGTGGGCTGATGAAATTGGGCTGTAGTTACGGGAAAGCCCATAGAGAGGAAGGAACCCTAAAGGATAAAACCCCATGATATTTGTTTTATCCTGAAAGCAAGCAACTCTTTCCATTCCCATCAGAAGAAGTGGTAGCAGCCATGCCAGGTCCAGTCATCGAAGAACTCGTAGCCCAGAAGAAACTTGAGAATGATGAGCCAATAGTCGAGGACGTCAAAGAAGAAGACGACCACGATGATGACGTCGACGATTCTGACGACGACGATGACGATGTCGCCCAAGGtatcctcttcttcttttttttttggtcgtCTGAGAATGTTGGTCTGTTAGTCAATCTGTCAAAATGTGAAATATCCATTCCTCTTATTGCTTGTTtcgatggttgttacctattgttgTTATTTTTAAATACAATCTTTGTTCTTAGTTATTATGTAACCACGAACTGATTATTTGGATGGTTGTTGCCTATTGTTTCACACACTATCGTATTATATTGTATTGACATTGAGTTGTCTTGTCTTGTATTGTACTGTAATTGTTACATAATGCCAAGGATAAACCTACAAGAAAAGTAGGCTACGAGATAGAGCTATATTAAAAAAGTaggataaaatatgattattagataataagcaaagagaaaatgagaaaaaaaaaagagctaacAAAGCTATTGCACGTACATTTTACTTTTCGTCTGTCACATAATAAAATTTAAGAAACAATTAaaataaacattgtatttaaactaaaaACACAATGCAATACAATAGGTAaaaaccatccaaacaagctggaAATTaccttatattttttttaatcattttgcCTTTGCTTATTATTTAATACTATTCTTAATCCTCTTATATCCTTTGACCTCTTTTTTTAATAATAAGTATACCACGTGCTCAGGCAAGGCTCTGAGATtttattggatgaattattttgcCGCTGCATTTCTTAACTCCCTGATTTTTGAACCGTCTTGTGGATAATGTAATGCATGTAGTAGTAGTAATATAAATGCTTAATGCCACTGTTTGTAAAAGCTTGTTAGAGGGAGAAACGGATGCTACTCTTAGTTATCTGATTGCTCGGGTGTGCATATCTAATTCTGGAATAATTAAACCTCATAATTGGCATAGGATTGATTTATACTTGAAcatatttgtaattcatgataGATGTTATTGGATTGCCAGGAGTTTGAGctttttatgaaattatgttATGCATTTATGTCTGACTTAGCTATGCCTGTTATTAGCTATGACATGCAATGTATTTACTGGCGTCTAGTCTTGACCAGCATTAATGTTTCTGAACTTGCTACTTATCTATTTGTGCTTATTTTATGATCCATTTTGGTTTTGCTTTTGCACTAAATTGCACACGATCTGTTTAACGTCATTATGTGGTTATATGACGTGTGAAATAACCATGCCACACTCTACTATGCTTGTTAATATATTCTGTAGAAGAATCTGAGTGGAAAGTGATGCAGGTGGTAATTCTAAGCAAAGCAGAAGTGAGAAGAAGAGTCGGAAAGCCATGTTGAAGCTTGGCATGAAACCTGTTACAGGGGTTAGCAGGGTCACTATTAAGAGGACCAAAAATGTAAATTACCTTGTTCATTCTTTATTTCATCTTTTTTCAATTTAGTATCTTTAAAAGGGTATTTGGATTGATGGAAACCGGTGTAATCACAATACTGCAGGTTCTATTTTTCATCTCAAAGCCAGATGTCTTCAAGAGCCCAAATTCTGAGACTTATGTCATATTTGGAGAGGCTAAGATAGAGGATTTGAGCTCACAGTTGCAGACACAGGCAGCTCAGCAGTTTAGGATGCCAGACATGGGATCTGTGATGGCCAAGCCAGATGTGTCTGCCTCTACTGCTGCTGAGGCagatgaggaagaagaagaggtcGATGAGACTGGTGTTGAACCACGGGACATTGATTTGGTCATGACACAAGCAGGAGTGTCCAGGGGCAAGGCCGTCAAGGCTCTGAAGACCCATCATGGTGACATAGTCAGTGCCATTATGGAGCTCAccacttaagtttttttttagaTATTCACCTTTCAATTTGTGCTTTATGATGAATTTTTGAAGATATCATGCTCATTCTATTTTTGTTGCCCCTGTTTATTGGTTAAACCTCGTTTTGAGTAGTAGTGCTATTGTAGAACCTCAATGACTAATATCAAGAAATGAAGGGCGTTCTCTATTATTTTGGTTGTCTTGGaaccattgttttaaaaggcagtgtcggGACTCCCCGGggcggggcagggcagtggcaaaacgccctggggctaacgtgcggggcttagttcctatgaggcttacgctctaagcgcccaaccgtacgctcTAAACACACCCAACGTTCAGGGCTCGCCTAATAGTTCTTacacaaaatatattttaaaatttttaattaaaatcattcaccctcataattgttttaCAAAATAATGAtatttaatagtttttcatctatagaaatagaagattgggtgtaactcatataacaagtcgtagtattgagtatttactatttgagaacgtcataagggtgaatatcacttaatttaaaaaaaaaaaacacatagcgaaattgtacattttcacttgtcattgatcATAAGTcttatgtatcagaattatcatataattttattttttggtcatgaagaagttatgttttaattgtaatattgataaattttattgattatttgcttataaggagataaaatgaatagtatgatagtaatagtgttttaagaagcTATGTTTTTtttcgtgtttgaaagttaaaatattagaattgatttgcatttcataatagtttttatttcattgtattgtttatacttgtaaaattatattatatataattacaagttataagctgTGTATAAtgaattgctttgatcattttttttgtgaggacgcgcgcgcgcgcacacacacacacatatatatatatatatatatatatatatatatatatatatcatttatttatagtttttttttttaatgtaattttacctatttaaaaatatttattgtaattatatttttttaagaaatactaaaaattaaatacccatggggcttacgccccgtgcctcgaggcttacgcctcgtcgaggcttacgcctcgtcgaggcgtatgtaaaacgttccgtcttacgcccccgccttttaaaacactgcttggAACATTTATATTGTTGCGCGGGGTGCTCATCTAGCATTTCCATTTTGCCTGGAAAGCACCGAGTAAAGGTACTTGGCAATGTCAatctttttgaaggtagaaaagGGTAATGAATCTAACACAAACACTTTTGTCTTACATCTCTCCATGAAGATATTCTGGAAATGATACAAAATGACATAATAGGGCAGCAAAGCATTACCTATATAATCTAGTTCCTGAATAATGCTTTTCACAGTACTAATAGGTTGAAGAAATACGGCAGTGTGAAAGCTCCAGCTTGAAAGCAGCAGCCCCCTCTTAGGATACAGAGATATATAGCATTTGTTTAGCTGTTGATGACTCTACAGTTAGCTCGGATCTCACCAGCAGTGTCTGTCAAGACACCAATCTGGCCCATCTTCACCATTGCAAAAGCAAATTTAGTTTTCCAGAGGAATGAATTCCTGCCATTTTGCGCTACTTGGGTAGCTGTAGTTGGATTAGTGAGTAGAGTTTGATCGGAGGTGAACAAGCCCCTGTTGGCCAGAATATCGGTGTAGTAACCTTCATCAGTGATAGCTGGGCTTGCAGGGTTCATTGGCACCACCAAATTTGCATCCTTGCTGCCTTGTGGACATAGCTGCTTCAACTGGGCTGCATAGGCAGGATCAAGACTAGGATCCTGGCTCATTGTTGAGTTGAAGTTGTATAATCTGTTACTGAAGGACACGCAGTGAGATCGACCAATGGTGTGTGCTCCTACACATCAGAGATCAAAGATTCAGTGTAAGGAATAGAAACTGCTAGTGCATATAACTTAAAACTCTGCTTGCTAGtgcatataacttaaactctGCTTACCCGATAGAGTAACCATTTCTTCTTGAGTGAGTCCCATATCTTTGAAATTTTGGGTGAGCTGGTTAACGTTGAATGCAGGAGACGGAAAACTTCGTGTCTCGGAAGCTAATGAGATTCTGCCATCTCTTCTACCAGCTGGAACTTCATAGCCAAATCCTCTAGTCTAGTAATTTCAAGCGTGCAAGTAAATATCTAATATGGTAATAATGTTTAATAAATCTAATGCGACTGATGAACTGTAGTACATAATATTATATACTTACTAACTCTACGCTATCCCTGGCTGCAAATGTGACTATGTCAGCACACGAAACAACTCCAGGACAAACGGATTCCAACCTCGCCTTTGCACTGTCAATTACTTCAAAACCTCGAAGGCTCGGATTATTTACTGGTGAGTCCTTCTCTGCTGTGTTTGATGGAGTCGAGTCGATCAGGACTGATCCATCACACCCCTATCATTATGCCAGAACCAAAATATTATCAACGTCCAGAGTCCGCAGTTAATTTGCTGGATGAAAATGTATTAGCCCTTCTATATTAAAGTTTAACTTCTACTTTCATAACCTAAAGATAACTAGGTGTAGCTATCCACAAAAGGAGTCATTATTAACATGTAAAATAAAACAAGGTTACCTGTTGTGTTAACAGGTCAAAGTATTATGTAAAAATGTAAAAACATACTACCATGGAGTGATTCATGAGGGAGTGAAAAATGGACTTACCCTAACGAAGCAATCATGGAAATGCATGCGAACAAGGCTAGCAGCCACTCCCCTATCTTCAAAGAAGGCCTTTGTAACCTCTTGTTTCACTATGAACTCAGCCTTACTACATGAATTTTCATAAAATCCCACTTGAAGCTGTGCTTCTAACATCATGCACTCACATAGAACCAACAATATTAGTGCTCTCATTAACATTCTTGCACTCACTTTTCTTTATTCCTTATAGACTAATAGGATCTTTTTTCTTACTGAGCTTGAGTAGCTTCAAAGACCATATGTCAATATATAGGGACAGCCCGTTGATATCAAGTGGACCCTACGTTAATTTTTCTTAATACAATAATTAATCTCGCTTGTAGAATCTATATTTTTCAGTTCCATAAGAAGGCAGTAAGCTGTAAAATTGTATATACGTGAGCAAAGATGCCCAATAATTTGGAAGGTTAAGGACAACTGGAGTTGGTCAGATGATTGACTATAATTGCACGTAAATACACTATACTAACCTTTTTTTTCCCTTAAGAGACCTTTTAGCGTTTATGTAGGAACAAAACAAGCTTGACTCATCCAATTCATTTTGTTGATTTGTTTTGCAAGAAAATACAAAATGTAGTGGGTAGACATTGATTTAACTCTAGATTTCTGCTAATTATAGTGGATTATTCTTGCAAGTgggtcttttcttttcttttagtgcttAAGTTAGATATCTTTAATCAAATGTATACTCATTGAGTTGCGTAAACAACAAAGTCTTGCCGCCGATAGGAAATGAGTCCGAAGGGTTACAAATAATAGTATAATTTCTATGCACCGATGATTAAGGTTTGCTTTGAGATTTCTACCTTAATTATGCTTAAACTAACAACAccatataatacaataggtaataGCTGTCCAAACATGCTGGAAAAGTCCACTTTTATGGAACACAGTTGGTGCCTTATGTTTTTCTCATTTTGACTTTGTTTATTATTTAATACTTTCTTAATCCTATGATATCCTTTACCCTCTTTTTTATAACTAGTTCTTGGACACGTGCAACTCATACTAATCATTACAAACATTTTATAACTATACAAATAATATTAGAATATGTTTGTGATGAGTTACACTAAATTTGAAGGGAGAAAATACAAAGCTCAAATTAATGAAAGATCAGCCTATTCGACTGACTTAATTGTTGAGCGTAAGGTGATTACATATTGTTTGAACACCTAATTTAGTCACGTAAATACGATTGTTATATATACCAAATATTCAACTCGACAATTTTGTTGGTTTCTTTTTTATGTTTCATCAATATATAACATGGGAAGATGAGTAACGTCGGATATAGTTGCAAATAATTCATGTCTAGAAATTTTTGCCACGTGTTTAAGAAATTGTAGTCCTTACACATTCACATACATATCAAGAAGTTGTTATCGAATAAAATACTATTTTGTAGAAGTTGTATAGAAGTCAATCAACATAAGTCTTTCTCAGGATGAATCTAACCCTAGCAGTTCTAACTTACATCTCTCCACGAAATTATTCTGGAAATGAGACAAAATGACATAATAGGGCAGCAAAGCAATACATAATCTGGTTCCTGGATGATGGTCCTCACAGTACTAATAGATTCAAGAAAATACAACGGTGTGAAAGCTCCAACTAGAAAGGAGTAGTCCCCGCTTAGAATACAGAGAGATATATAAGATTTGTTTAGCTATTAATGAATCTACAGTTGGCTCGGATTTCACCAGCATTGCCTGTCAAGACACCAATTTGGCCCATCTTCACCATTGCATTAGCAAATTTACTACTCCAGAGGAATGGACTCCTAACATATCGCGTTACTTCGGTAGCTGTTTTTGGATTTTTGAGAAGAGCTTGATCGGAGACAAACAAGCCCCTGTTGGCCAGAATATCCCTGTAGTAACTTACATCAGTAACAACTGGGCTTGCAGGGTTCATTGGCACCACCAAACTTGAATCCGTGCTGCCTTGTGGACATTGCCGCTTCAATTGAGCAGCATAGGCAGGATCAAGATTAGGATCCTGGCTTCTTGTTGAGCTGAAGTTGTATAGTCTGGTACTGAAGGACACGCAATGAGATCGACCAATGGTGTGTGCTCCTAGACATCAAAGATCAAAGATTCTAAGGAATAGAAACTGTCGGTGCATAAAACTTAAACGATGTGCTACACTTCTGCTTACCAGAGAGAGTAACCATTTCTTCTTGGCTGAGTCCCTTATTTTTGAAGTTTTGGGTTAGCTGGTCAACGTTGAATGCAGGAGACGGCAAACTTCTTGTCTCAGAAGCTAATGAGATTCTGCCATCTCTTCTACCAGCTGGAACGTCATAGCCAAATCCTCTAGTCTGTAATAATGTCAAGCGTACAAGTAAATAcatcatgtgataataatgcttAATAAATCTTAATTAGTATGATTATCGGCAGTAATACTTACTATCTCTACACTATCTCTAGCTGCaaatgcgattatatcagcacaCGAAACAACTCCTTGACAAACAGATTCCAACCTCGCCTTTGCACTGTCAATGACTTCAAAACCTCGAAGGCTCGGATTATTTACTGGTGAGTCCTTTTCTGCTTTGTTTGATGGAGTCGATTCGATCAACACTGATCCATCACACCCCTATCATAATGCCAGAACCAAAATATTACCAATGTACAGAGCCAGTAGTTAATTTTCTGGATGACAATGTATTAATTAACTCTTCTAATTAAGAGTTCGACTTCTACTGTACATATATATACTAATAGTGCAAAAGAATTATTCTAATATTAACCTGAAGATAACTACACATAACCATCCATAAAAGGTGGGATTAATTATAAcgtgaaaaataagacaaggttACCCGTTACAACAGATTAAAATACACAAATGATTATGTAAAATTGATAGACTTACTCTAACGAAGCAATCATGGAAATGCATGCGAACAAGGCCAGCAGTCACTCCCTTATCTTTAAAGAAGGCCTTTGTAACCTCTTGTTTCACTATGAATTCAGCCATACTACATGAATTCTCATAAAATCCCACTTGAAGATGTGCTTCTAACATCAGGCACTCACATAGAACCAACAATATTAGTGCGCTCATCAACATTCTTGCACTCATTAACCTCTATTCCTTAGTCAATTCTTTTCTTACTGAGCTTGAGTAGCTTCAAACCACGATGTCAATATATATAGAGACAAGCCGTTGAAATCAAATGGACCCGCTGAATCACTTGTCTTTAACAGTCTTTTAAAGTGTGTTTTtggggcgagccccggggcgaggcGCCAAAAATGCACCGAGGTGTACAGACGGGGTGTAAGTATCTTGGGGCGTTCGCCTAGGCATAAGCCCCAACATTTGTGGCGTTCATTTGGGGGTAAGCCCGGGGAACTTTTACAAATTTGAGCCAAAAttgcttaatatttttttttaaaaaaaaagttaaatatcTAGTAATTAACTCATAGTAAATTCTCAAACTAAATATCTCAAAAAGTCAAAAGTTTTTTCTAATCGTTTATCCTAATTCCATAAGCTTTTCTCATTGTTGTTTACGGAGTAACATATACACTTTATACCTTTGTATGCAAAGTAAACTAAAAGCAAATAGTTTTGTCCTCCAATTCTTACTATCTTCCATGTTTGCATTTTCCTTCTATATGCTTTATTTTCTTCAAGATTTTCTTAGCATTCTTCAATTTATCTTTTTCAAGATAGTTTTTATTTTTAGAATTTCTTTTGATATCACTCTAGTTTAGATAATGTTTTGAAGACTCTACTCTGACTATTTGTATTATAATGAGTATTAATTTTTATCTAGTTTTAAGTTTTAAAATAATAACTTTATATTATTGTCAATTTTATCTTTGAATTATTAGGACAGAGTATCGTTTTGTCAACTCTAATTATGTTTCATCATAGTCATGTTATTGTGTAATGCATCTTTACATTcactttttcaagatttttttaatAGTTCATGCATATGTTAGCAtgttaataatatatatatacatttttatactaatTCTTTTTGATTTatataattttaatatattttttacttatatttttattttattaatttagaaaatattaaaaattaagtactcatggggcttacgccccgtgcctcgggacTTACGCCTGGGCTAGGCATAtgtaaaacgcctcgccttacgcccgtgccttttaaaacactggtctttaatactccctccatcccaattaatgtggcacttttttttttttttcaatagtcAATATGACTAATCTTTGaaactaaattggattagattgaCTCAAAattttaatcaaattaaaatttagatattcaaaaactatatgAAACGTACTATTAcaagttgcaattcttctcagGTCAATCTGATGAAaacatatattttaaaatattcgTCAAAGTTCACATAATTTGAATCTCGCAAAGCAAAAGTGTCACACAAATTGTGATAGAGACCAGCACACAATAATTAACTATCTTGCTGGTAGAATCTATATTTTTTAGTGCATGGTTATCTTGCTGGTAGAATCTATATTTTTTAGTGCACGGTCATTGTTGAGAAGGCAGAAAGCAGTAAACTAGTATATACGTGAGCAAAGATGCCCAATATTTTGGAAGGTTAAGGACAACTGGAGTTGGT
The nucleotide sequence above comes from Lycium barbarum isolate Lr01 chromosome 3, ASM1917538v2, whole genome shotgun sequence. Encoded proteins:
- the LOC132632192 gene encoding nascent polypeptide-associated complex subunit alpha-like protein 2, encoding MPGPVIEELVAQKKLENDEPIVEDVKEEDDHDDDVDDSDDDDDDVAQGGNSKQSRSEKKSRKAMLKLGMKPVTGVSRVTIKRTKNVLFFISKPDVFKSPNSETYVIFGEAKIEDLSSQLQTQAAQQFRMPDMGSVMAKPDVSASTAAEADEEEEEVDETGVEPRDIDLVMTQAGVSRGKAVKALKTHHGDIVSAIMELTT
- the LOC132634097 gene encoding peroxidase 5-like yields the protein MSARMLMSALILLVLCECLMLEAHLQVGFYENSCSMAEFIVKQEVTKAFFKDKGVTAGLVRMHFHDCFVRGCDGSVLIESTPSNKAEKDSPVNNPSLRGFEVIDSAKARLESVCQGVVSCADIIAFAARDSVEITRGFGYDVPAGRRDGRISLASETRSLPSPAFNVDQLTQNFKNKGLSQEEMVTLSGAHTIGRSHCVSFSTRLYNFSSTRSQDPNLDPAYAAQLKRQCPQGSTDSSLVVPMNPASPVVTDVSYYRDILANRGLFVSDQALLKNPKTATEVTRYVRSPFLWSSKFANAMVKMGQIGVLTGNAGEIRANCRFINS
- the LOC132634096 gene encoding peroxidase 5-like, translating into MLMRALILLVLCECMMLEAQLQVGFYENSCSKAEFIVKQEVTKAFFEDRGVAASLVRMHFHDCFVRGCDGSVLIDSTPSNTAEKDSPVNNPSLRGFEVIDSAKARLESVCPGVVSCADIVTFAARDSVELTRGFGYEVPAGRRDGRISLASETRSFPSPAFNVNQLTQNFKDMGLTQEEMVTLSGAHTIGRSHCVSFSNRLYNFNSTMSQDPSLDPAYAAQLKQLCPQGSKDANLVVPMNPASPAITDEGYYTDILANRGLFTSDQTLLTNPTTATQVAQNGRNSFLWKTKFAFAMVKMGQIGVLTDTAGEIRANCRVINS